The region TGTTGGCCTAGTTGTTGCTTAGCTGCTGCCTGCGTGCTATGTAGTCTAAGCTTGTGGTTTTTGTTAGTTGGAGACCTGCCTTTGTTTTTTGCCTAGCTGCTGCCTGCGTGCATGCAAAGTAAGGCTTAGTAGTTTTTGTTGCTTGTTGAAGGCTTGCCTTTGAATTTGATTCTTTGTTAATTGTCTAGTAATGaagctctttttttttattttcttaaaaaaaaaaaaattgatgctgacaaaaaattactaatcctacatactctaaccgaaagataataatatttggtgtcgatttataatttgggtcatTGATTAATActctaataaaaaatttagtcaaaacaatacactaaaatgatagatttgaaaaaaaatatgaaaggtcataattttatatgacaatttttaaaagtcatgattaaaatgaaattttgtgtaaaggtcgtgattttttatggaattaatcctttttaatatcattatttatacCGGTCTAAAAAGAGTGCATATGGGTTAATTCAAATTCTTTTAACTCAAAggtcatttattttaattattttttaactagtCATGATGTATATTATTTTGTAAGTActtatctatctatctatctataactatcttatatgtgggatgGAAAGGGAAGGGAAGGGGGAAggggggacagacaaaattACGGTAATAGatttcattaagggtataatttataattaaaaaataataatattgaaataatataaaatcgGATAAGGGCTTTAATatgtaatagtaataataacaAACATAAGTTTAATTGTAGATAGGAGATGTAAGTTAAGCAGAagtctaatttttattaagatGAAGTTGATTCGTAGATAGGAGAAGTTAGCTAAGTAGGagtctaatttttattaagatGAAGTTAATTCTACAAACCCAACAACTAACTTATACACATTAATCATTATCtattaagattaaaaaattacagTAAACATAAATTAGTATTTTACTAGCAAATTATACTCCACCAACTCATAATTAAGCATATGTCCCTGTATTAGAGTTCCGAAATTAACAAATATTACTGCTAAGAGttaatatttaaatagaaaactATTTGAAAATAACTTTGCTTCTATAATATGTGctcttgaaattattttattaactcATATTCATtcgatattttaaatttgttctacaataaaataaaatttcaataattgttgattttttatagaattttccAGCTTTTATAGATActtctctcattttttttattgtggtCAATGTAAATCACAATGCTTTACATTTtaggtcgtgattttttttcatttttaataaacgGAAAAACGGCTTCCTTAGCTCATATTTCCTTCTAAATTAATGTCCTAAAAAATTGTGCTTACTCGACAATTAAAATAGGTAGATGTATAAATACACTTCCAATTTGCTAATGGCAATCTGATACCATAGTGTGATTGTTTTGTGTTTTGAAGATTGAAATTGGGAAATAATATTTCatatcatttattaaaaaattataaatattatatttaataatttttatatataacgggtcatataaataccCCTCTCACGTCACGTGTATAGAAAGATAgacaaaattacaatattaaCGTTCAATTAGagtctaattttaaatttgtagtCACTAAAGTTTGTCTAACAatagaataattaattaaattaacgcGATTacaataagaaaagaaaagaagttCAATTAGCGTAGAATTGGTCAAGAATTTAAACAAGATAGGTAACGCAATTGCTAAAATATAAcactgtaataacccgtaaaattttaaaaatttaaattgcgaaTTCCGATAACATTTTAGTAGTTTACGTAATTTAAAGTCGTTTTGTGATTAGATTCGAAAACGTGTTAATTAAAGTCCGGGTTTCGAAAAGTGTTAATTAAAGTCCGGGTTtcgaaaatatatataaaaaaaagaaaaaaagaaaaacacataTTCATTGTCATACATGAAAAGAGAAATCCATGCAttctttcatcatttttttctttccacGTACTGTTGCCCATCATCctttatgattttattaattgggCTATTCATTAATTGGGCTAATTCTTATTTAGTCTTGGCCATAATTGTGTGTGATTCAATATTAGAAAATTTATCAACATCTGCTCTTTCATTCAATTTTTCAGCAGCACGCAACTTAGTTATTTCCATATTTTTAGGTCTTTTGAATACCGATTTAAACCCTAATTCATACAACATACTCtttaaaccctagccgtcattaACCCTGGAATCTCCTGAAGAAAACGTAGCAAATCCTCTTCAAAAATCTGTCGTTCAGTAAGTTTCCTTAGGCTTGAATATTTCAGTTTTGCTTAATATCGACATCTTCGTTCGTAATTGATAACTCTCTCGTTTTAGCTCTAAATTTTGTTCCGTTTGATTCttgagattgtagactcagcCATCTACAAGTCCGAACTTAGTTTTCACACAACGGTAAGTTATCTTTCTCGTAATTGCAGTAACCGTTGCCGCGTTTACGAAATTctgtttttgagttttaaatcgACCTCTTGGGATTTCaattcgtttggcagccgttcggaggtcgaaatcaattccgttcattccccgtgaaagtagactcacgcctctacgattcAAAACTTTCCtctcgtcaaacggtacgtaaacgaacccgtatcaatcgccgccgttttaccgctTTTAATAGTTCTTAACTGTGAGTGTTAATTGGTTGTTGCCGATGGGTTTTTACTCTTTGATCTTGATAATTTGGATACTCTATTGACTATAATTCCTTGGTTACGGGTTGTTAATCATTAATCCTTAACTGTGATTGTCGTCGTCGTTTCTTAGTGTTTATGTGTTATTGATTTTCGATGGTTTTAAAGTTATTATCAATCGTTTCTTTTAGTTCGGCTCCTATCTTTTTGTGATGGCATGATTGAGGTGATGTTCTTGATTGCTTGATTTTGTATTCTTGATGGTTATTTGTTAACTGGGTTGATTTTGGAAGCTTTGAATTCATGATTGTTTGATATTGAAGTTTCTGGGTTGTGTGTTGAAAATGGCGGGATAGTGTTTGAAttaaagaagaaggagaaagtGATAAGTTAGTTCCAGTGGCTTTCTTAGCATTCATAATCATATTTTGTTGGGTTATTAATATTAGAAGATatgattaaattttgaattgttGGTTATGAGAGGTTGGTGGGTTTCGTATCTGCTACAATGAAATTGTTTTGTGTCAAATGATTGCAAATGGTGGCTAAAAGGCAAGAATGTTCCttaagtgattttgttttaaaccTATTGATTCTTTAAGTTAAATATTATCTATGggttatttgattttaattttaacttggggatttcattttaaatagaaaattttgataatatttttaaaatctaaaaataatatttggttcatttataattaaattaataataattattattaatataaatgacAAAATGGATATTATTATTTCAAGATTCTGGCTTAGAGTGccaatttgattaaatttttaattttgcttttaattgtttattaaattattttagtaaagtaaattgccggtaatatttaattacttgcgtttcaagctattgagttctattttgatattaattaatattctatttaatattaattataaactgtggtttataaactctggaatattagttgggtcggtttggacttgggtcaccgacatgtgggtttagcttggtagttttgaaaaactcggctaacccactatttgaggaattgattttatttatcaattaaatattattttaataatattttcggattggatttaagtgcgaactcaatagtcttgaattaatttacggcattacaatttatttgagaattgtgtttctctgtgatttgtCTGgttattaattgtgctagtcctacgtggtgtctagtgatcttagagttagggttcgtacggattttaacctatttattattttagacccgtcgactgctcgaggttcggagtctacgcagggttagctgtttgccaagatcacgtggataagcaagcagtgagtttgttgtgctatttaccgctttattaagtaccacatcgtattttaatattatgaatgtttgtgaactgtttttacggattatggaactggattgaaacgagctactcgataggcttgtatcgagactgtgcaccggtaagtactctgggaaaaggcagactaaagtcttgcttacgctggtatatttatatgacgaggatttgttcccgtccactctgggtctatcggtatgctatgtcatacttacgctgggatcatttcaatactgttttccataatcatactatattagtataaactgttttgatttaagggttttaaacttaataaatataagtagtattgcgaactcatctcagtatatctgaccccgttgttttcccaaatttttcccaggtttatgatttgaaaggtggtccactccgattcttttgattcctcggaggttttattgttattaaactagtttctgttttcaaactcttagaccgcagtagaactagtttatatattacgtTTGTTATTacattgggattgtcgattagaccgattatttattattagcatgtttacactggaatattttattattatatttaaggcatgctgtggaatatttcagatacttaaattatttatattagaactgtaatataaagtgttagacctaggttggagtctcggttgcccccgagcagttttctgcaggtttaaatggttaattgatttccgcaaggcttgctacgggttttggtacaaccatacccatatcctagcgccggtcacgattcatgaaattgggtcgtgacaaacacGCGAATATCAAAGGTTGGAATAGTcttataattgaatttttaataagagTTAATCGTTCTTATTCCGATggataattctaattaattattgtggcataaattgcattattttgaaTATAGTTGATGGAAAAGAATAATCATCATTCTAAGGTATTTCATAAAAATAGGATTTGTTTAAATAGACcttaacatattttatttattaaattaatgatGTTGGATGAATTCCTAAAATTACAACATTTAAACTCCCTTTTACCGAAGaaaactaaataataatatattattattgtttttgcattagataaaaaaaattaatttcaatagaAGTTTAATTATGTTGAAATTAGATAAGATTTGAATATATAAAAAGACAACTCTAATTATACacaattctaataaaataataaataatactatattattgaaattaaataacatttaaaaactataattaaaaatttaaataacggatcatataaatatcgctcacgtgcgtggcacgtggcgaaaaactagtctatctatctataatctatctatttataactattttatatgtgGGAGGGGGGGGGACAATACGATATTAGGTTTTattaagggtataatttataattaaaaaataaaactaataaaataaatttatataatatatatggtATAAAGATGAGTAGGGtaatatgtactattatttaGAAGTTATAGTTAAATGGAGTGAGATGGACAAGGAGAATGCAAATGGTCCCTAAAAGTTATAACTCAATAAAAATGGGGAGTAATCGATAAGTTGTCTCCAAATCATTTATCATACAACTATTGGGGACGGAGATAGTGGAATTACctatgattttatatgaaatagtAATTCAAGTAGAATAGGAGACAAAACACATTCAACCTAGCAAAAAAGCCACcgactttttcttttcttgcgcCGGCTAAATAGACAAAAGTATGAGATTCTAAAAGTTCATTCACCCAAGCTTAAATTTTCTACTCGAATTCATCTgggtaagtttttttttttttttttttttgcttttatttaGTGTGATTCTAATTTTATATCTGATATATTGTGGTGCTACTAGCAAtaattctctatttttttttttggggttTCACGGTGAAATTAGGGCACGAAATAATTGATCTTTGAATTGtttcttttttgaattaaaCTTAATGTAATTGCAGTACTGATTATAGAACTAGCAGCACATTGATTTGCgtttaatgattttattttataatgttctTGATTAGTTTCTGAATAATCATTACAACCCATAATCAATACCTCTCCGTGAAATTTACTTCTTCCAGAAGTGTTGGAATGTACTCATTCGTGCTACTCTTCAAGGTGTGGGTCTTTTGAATATAAAGTTGTGCTttgtattcttttttaaaattaaaatgcttTGAAAAAGTTCTTAAGGGTtcgccatttttttttatttatgttttattggtaactgaattattttaaattttggtttaTGCTTCAGTTAGTTATTAGTTACAACTTACAAGCTGTATTTTCTAGTGTCAATTTTGATTGCTTTAACTTTTCACACATTGGTTAAAAGCAATATACTGATCATTCACTTTATATTGAATCTAAAGAATTGATGATGAGTTTTTTCTTTGTTGAAGGATACTTTTATCGATTTCAAGGTTCTCCATCCTCTCGGTTCCCTTCAACTCGTAATGTGGTATTGCATAGTTGagctattattttataattatgtttgttCTTGTAACTTCATGTCTTTTCATCATTTTCTCTAGTTTGATATGCTTGTAGGTTTCAATTCACAATCATAGTCATTTGACAAGCTCATATTGTGCCATTGCTTGGTTTCTATAATTTGCCAATTCTCAATTCTAAGTCAATTAGTAACCTGCAGCAACATGATGGCAGAtaagctttttttttctttggacTCTAATTATTTCTTAGAAGCTGACTTTTCATTCTTTTCCATACTTGAGTTGTTACTAACAGACTCCCTAGGTTAATGCATTGTGTATATGTCTTAGCTTCTTATCATTGTTCTCCAATTAAATTCATATCCATATTGAGAGAATCTTTTGATTCATATACTGTGTAGGTAGTAATAATGATAGAAAAAACCTATCTTGTACCTTAATAAGGTTCTCTAAgctaaatttatatattcatttgaCTCAAATAATATGTATCAGCGGCCATCTATTATATGTTGGAAAATTGGAGTGAGATGGACAAGGAGAATGCAAATGGTGACATCTTAAAATACCAAGTatgtttgatttttcattttgtaaGTTTTAATCTTTTTTGTTTTAGATTATTTTACAGTCTCTCTGTTTCGGTCATATGATGGTGGATTCGGGATGGTTCCTAGCTCAGAATCTAAAGGTGAGCTATTAAAAAAACTTCATAATGTTAGTTTCAGAAAATTTACATTTGAAGCTCAATCTTAATTGATGATTCTTGTTGTCTTAATATGCTTTATGTCTTTGTCTTTCTTCCCATAGCTTTTACGTGCTATAGTATATTTTGGCCTATTCAGATTTATTGCCTCATTTTGATATAGAACTATCCAAGTAGAACAgaacattttcaattttttgttctATAAAATTGTCAGCTGAATTCTTCAAATATTATACCCACAATGATTATATATTGGTTAAATGCAATACACAATTGCATTTTGTTAGATCATATTAGGTatcacttttaaatttaattttattaatttttatttttaaatttctttacaGGACGATGTGTAATCAGGCAAAAGAATATCATTCATTTTCATGAAGACTTCTCAGCaagctaatattattttttgcatTGTGTATACATTATTATCTtagtacttttaatttttttaaataacttttaGTGGATTAATTTTTAGCTACGtacttcttcttttttgaaCTCAGCAATGTACTTTTCTTATGTTggacataattttaaaatcaatggattattgttttcattattgtgtttttattaaatttatgtaaATGGTTTGTATCAAAAGGAAACCGAAATTCGTCCGACTAAATATGAACGAAAATCATCCTATTAAATGGGGACCAAAGTCGTCCGCATATTCAATGGGGACGAAAGTCGTCCGCATATTCAATAGGGACAAAAGTCGTCCGTGTTCAATGGGGACGAAAGTCGTCCCTACTCAATGGGGATGAAAGTCGTCCTTATATAAGGGGATGACTTTCGTCCCCACAGTTAGGGACAACAATCCTCCCTGGAATGGGGACAACTTTTCTCTTTTCGTCCCCTAATAAATTGGGGATGGAGGCAATAGAGACGAAGTATGGGGACCAACTTTATTGTCCCCAAAACATTAGAGGaccatttttttaagaatagAAGACCATTTTTATGGTTCCCTTACATCTCTTTTTTTTGTAGTGGTACGATACCcaactataaattaaaattgaagtttaaaattatttccaCGCGAAcaacatttcaattttatgtaGCCAAATAAATAACATGTTAGCAATCTCTATTTTCATATTTATGTGTATATCTTGATCGAATAAGGAAAACAATACGAAACTgaacttaaaaatattaattagtttgGCTTGTTGTGTTGTTTtccttattttattaaaatcagttcataattactaaaaaacaatattttagcccttaaactcattttaattttaaacaaagttaataatagatttaaattcctaaatttaaaattagaaaattataatctataaagattaaaaaataatataataattgttaaaaatcattaataaaatatgtACAGCTTTATAATAAAGCTAGCGCATgttattattgtttctttttaacaaataaattgagaaaaaaaaaactatctaGTTGATTAACAAGTGAATGAATTGAATGAAGGATATAAAGTTGTCCAAAATCTCCAAATAGAAATTAGCAAAATGAAGCATTATAGTCTTTTCAAAGCAAGTTATAATATCATACAACAGGGCAACTGTACCTACATTTTTATATAAGAACGTAACTGTGCCtataaattcatataaaatgcaattattaattagttattaaaATACACTAATAGAAATATGAAAGgattaatatattttgtatgTCTAATGATGATGTTTTATGTTTGTAGTGCAAATGATGAAGGGGATTACTACAGCGAAACCAAATATGGTATAGTTATGAAGAAGAAAATGaccaaaattaatttcttcTACCATTACGTTTCGGGTGGCGAAAATCCTAACGTTGTTCGAATAGCTCAAGCCAATGCAACCAGAAACGAGAGCAACCCGTTTCCTCCTTTCGGGGATCTTAATGCTATTAATAATGCTCTAAGGGTAGGGATCGAACCGAACTCACGAATCATAGGGCGTGCTAAAGGACTCGAAGTAGAAGCGAGCCAAGGAAATGAAATGCCGACCGCAGTTGTTTACTTGGATTTCGGATTCACTACGGGTGAACTTAATGGAAGTTCATTTGTTATTTGTTCAAGAGATTTATATTTAGAGCCAATACATGAGCTAGCAGTTGTTGGTGGAAGAGGAAATTTCAGGATGGCTGAGGGTTTTGCTAAggttgaattaatatttttcaatccCACCGATGGATATGGCGTTGATAAGTACTGTGTTAACTTATATCATCACTAAACCTATGATCAGGTTAATacttaaataaatatgaataaGTTGTATTATTACTCAAACTATATATGGTTGGATTTCTCCTTCATAAAAATATGTAATCATACGTGTGAGATTAGGTTTCAACCTTctctttaaattataataaaaaaataaagaattaaccGATGTTACGGTTTCTTAATTGAGCATGTTTTGATTAACTcgttttttatctttaattttgcaCTAACTGGTCCCTGAACTTGTTGCATCGATTCCTTCTTTGGAAATCACCATTTTCTTCCGCATCATCTTATCCTTTCGATCGGTTAGAGAGAGTCGGTCATGGTCAATTTCAAACCGTTTTCTTCTGCATCATATTATAAACTTTTCTTATCTCTATGAAACAGATGgagaaatttttttatgtacAATTTTAATGTATTGTACATCACTACATTGGcttattagaattaattttattttatttttaatatgaaataattAGTTTAGTGCTATAATAATGGGTTAATAACAAATTATACTACTTATGTCATCatttaattgaaaatattttctttCACATTTTTTAAGAATATTCAAATTGTTTACACTTCTATGTTTACGTTATATTACAGGTTCGATAgcttaaaaaattacaaacattagTGTGTTTGtgcaaatacaaacttttaatttttgcaaatacaaatttttaatttttgcaaattaatacatgaactgttttttttttttacaattttagacATCAAACAATTTCCGTTAAAAATGTTGATCTATAACCCGCAATAAATACTATTTTGACGTCCATATCAGCATTGTTCTGACTGAAAATTGCTCGGTATATgaaattgtcaaaaattgaaAGTTGAAGTCCAAACAAATTGtatcaattaaattaagatagatcaaattatatcttttacaattaaattaatattcaaaagtttATAGCCAATCAGGAAAACTTTTAgtattttgttttcattttgaTTCTATCATCAACAACTAAACAAATATTTTAGTAATATATACATTTCATGGTCTTTAATTAATtgatcataaaattaaaatatttatttagttgTTGATGATATATTTTATGGTGATTAATCGATTAATATAAATctatactaattaattttattagtattataacattataccaaattaggaaaaatatagtcattttttcatttatatcaaatttgaatttgtatttACATTATTAATAAGATCAAATTATTCTGACCATTCTaacatttatcttaatttaCCGTTTAGTTCCTTCTAAACGGTAAATCATGCTAATGTAGCAACTGGGAATGGACGGACAATTGATCATTATGAAGATGGCAAGAAGATTGCGGCTTATGAATCCGATCTCTGAATGAGACACCAAAGGAGTTATGATACATTGTGAGACGGGGCGGTCGACATCAGCTATGACATGATTTTTCAAGACTGCCATAACTTGTGTTGTGTTTTTTCAGatgcattttttttcttttgaacgTCGTGATTATATTTGATGGCACataaagttgctaaaaaggtcctTAGAGATTATAAATTTTGTAACAATCCGCTAGTACAAATACTGTAGCTAGACTCGAGATTTGTGTAAATTCGTTTACTCTTAAATGAAGTTCAACTTTTCCccaataaaactaaaatttgtGAAATTTAGTGGAGCAGGGCCCGGGACAATTACTCACTATAATGTTCAGTTTACAGTATACACTAACAAAGGAAGATTAGGCCAAGTTGATGGAGAAGGTATTGATAATTTGAGGGACAACCGCATTGGCAGTTTAAGAAGAAATATTGGAGCAGTCAACCCTTTTCTCCAAGTATGAAATCGCTAGTTCCATTTCGAGTTaagttttttcatttgattaacTGTGCATAACAAGATTTCTTCGGTTATCACGGGGATAATTCCACGTGTTTTATTTGTGGTGTTGTGGAAATGCAagattagatttaattaattgtgaCTTTGCAAGAAGCATCTGGTTTGGTATACTTCCGAGAATGGACGtggcttggattttttttaaaattgttttgtgAAGTTCATGTTTCAACGGCAGCTTATAGTGCCCAAAGGATCGTACTTGAAATTTTTTGTAGATGTTTTGGTCTCTTTTAGTTTGGAAAATTTGAAAGTGCATAGATAGAAGAGTTTTAGTACGGTGATCATATGAAGATATAATTTTAACTGTTTTTTAAatgcaatttttctttttaaaatctgTAATGAAAATTTTGCTTACTTGGGATTCGATTGCTATAGGAATCCTgcctgtatttttttttgttccatgACTTTTTAACATTTACTGCTAATCGTAATTTTTAATGTGTCATCATGAGTGTGCCGTTTTTTGTGCGAAAATTTTGagtattttgtaaattttaatatacgtattatttatagaaaaataactaataatcgcattatatataaatttgtagttaatagttattttcttatataaaaatgtatataCAGTTGCCCTTTTGTATGATATTATAACTTACTTTGAAAAAACTATAATACTTTATTTTgctaatttctattttaaaatttgggacAACCTTATATACTTCATTCAATTCATTCAATTTCTAATCAACTAGacattcttctttttttctcaaCCTATTcgttaaaaaataatgataacatgcacataatttataaaattagacatattttattaatgattttaaacaatttctatatttttttgaatctttatagattttaattttctataattttaaatttaggggTTTAAATCCATTATTaactttgttttaaaataaaaatgaatttaagggctaaaatataattatgaactgaatttaaaaaattacgattCATTTTTTAGAGATTACATCACAATCATAGATTTTACGGTAAGCCATAATCACTAGTAGTAGTAGTAGCACTAGCACTAGTAGTAACAATAACTGTAGCAGTAGCTAGCAGTGGTAGCAGTAGTAGCATTAGTAGTGGTAGTAGGAgttgttattgttattttttattattattgtcggTGTTGGTGTTggtgttatttttatttttattttagataaatgGTAGGTATATTAGCACGCTCACAAAGCGAAAGCGGCAAAAAAAGTCAGAGACAAACCTCTAGgcaaataaaattacataaagaAATCAATAGAGCGATAAACATCATTTTCCGAGTAAAGAAAACCTCTGATTCCTAGTTCGTTAGTATTCCACCGCCTTGCAAATGGTTAAGAAAACCAAGCTCTGAGCATTCGTAGTTGTGTCATTAAAAACTCGATTGTTTCGTGCTTTCCATAGGTGCCAAACTCCGAAGAACCAAATAAGCTTCCATATAGGTCgatattgtaataccccaaagtattttaaggtaattaagtcgtgccacgtgtcgagatttccgataaattaaattaaggagaa is a window of Mercurialis annua linkage group LG2, ddMerAnnu1.2, whole genome shotgun sequence DNA encoding:
- the LOC126670758 gene encoding dirigent protein 4-like; amino-acid sequence: MMMFYVCSANDEGDYYSETKYGIVMKKKMTKINFFYHYVSGGENPNVVRIAQANATRNESNPFPPFGDLNAINNALRVGIEPNSRIIGRAKGLEVEASQGNEMPTAVVYLDFGFTTGELNGSSFVICSRDLYLEPIHELAVVGGRGNFRMAEGFAKVELIFFNPTDGYGVDKYCVNLYHH